The segment GGAATGGTCGGGTGTATCGAGGGTTATTTTGACTTCAATTGGTGTTGGGCCTCAGGTGACTTCCGAAtcattgattaatgaaGAAGGATTACCTAAAAATACAAAGTAGAGTAGTAAAGTGGTTGAATAATGGTTTTAGATGTCTATTGATTGTAGGAAATCCAATTCTCATtgtaaaataaaaataaaagtaTAGTTTAGTTATATctgttttcaaatctaTGAATTAGCAAATACAATAAAGATAAAATAATCAATAGTCAGCCTCATAACTGAATCAGCTACTTTTCCCCTCCTTATATAAACTCTATTAAatccttcaacaatttttcatctcGTTCATCACTTTCCAAATacttttgaatatttaGCTTGTAATGACTCAAAACCAGTTGTAAATGATTTAATTGATCCAGTTTTTGTTTTAGATCTTTTTCCATCTTGGCGACATTTTCTTGCAACGTCATTTGTGCTTGTTTTTTACGTTGACGACATTTGGATGCGGCAATTCGATTACGTTCTAACAATCTCTCCTTTTTCCAAGCAGCAGTGCCCATTATGGGGCCGTTGTTTGGGTTATAGATAATTTCGTTGTTGTAGATTAACAGGTGGTTTGGAGGAGGTAAGCCAGCAACGGGTGGGGAAAGAGGGCGAGATGGGGTGGGTTGTTGTGGAGGAAGTTGTGCTGGTATTGGTGGTGCTGATTGTGCTGATTgtgctggtggtggtacttgattgtgttgttgAGGTTGTGTTGGTGGGTGCAACTGTTGTTGGGGTATTGGATGTTGAGGTTGTGGTTGGTGTGGTTGTGTTACAGGtagatgatgttgttgttgaggttgCATGCTAATATCTTGTTGTCCTGTCAATTGATCTGCATTAGCTGATGTCATATTATTGACAGATGTAGCTAGAATGGTACTAGCAGAAGAATCATTATCACTGGCAGGAGTTATACTAGCAAATCCGTGTTGAGCATTACCAAGAAATCCAGTATGGGACTGTTGCTGTGTTTGCGCCTGTGCTTGAGAAGGAGGCATTTCCAGTTGCTGTTGTGTGGTAGTAGCTGATCTATTCAATTCATAATCATTAAATCGTTGTGTAAAGTCATCATCTAAAGAactaaattcatcattatcaaaaaatgcTTCATGATTCATAATCTGACCAATTTGACCATTAGATATGgaaattcttcttcttctggGTACCCCGTCTATTGAATAAGGCAACATAAAGGTAGAATCAAATATAGGTGGATTTGTAATTGGAtatgaattgaaatcaaatggatTATGAGGAGGTAGATTCAAATAAGAATGGTTGAAgctcttttgttgttgtgattgtaGTGATGGTCTTTGTTCTGGAGCTGGTTTCTTGGTTGGTGGtaattgttcttgtttgatatcCACGGCATCATGTAGGTCTTGAGTAGATATATTGTGTGAATGACTACGATGGTGTAGAGCTTGTGcctgctgttgttgttgcacCTGCTTCTGGTGCTGTTTCTGTTGTAGCTGCTGTACCTGTTGTTGggcttgttgttgttgttgctgataCCTAGCATTGAGAGCCtgtgcttgtgcttgttgaaattgttggtgttgCAAATGTTGTGCATTTTGATTATGGCTCAAGTTAAAATTGGACATGTTAGACGCTGTTTCGGTACCTGATATCTCAGGAAAAGGAACCGGTacctgttgttgttgctgctgctgctgctgttgttgttgttgttgaacaagCGGAGcactttgttgaagattcaGCTGTTGTGTTGCAGGTACAGTACCATCAGGAGCTAATCCCTGGGCATGAGGGTCAAATGCCATAGTATAATTATTAGTCAGCATGGTGATAATGAGGTAGTAATATGATGCAAGAGGTGTAATATGGTTGATGAGCGTGGGAGGTTGTGGGTGTTTGAGCTTCACTTACTCTTGAATGTATGTAGCTCTATGATTAACTGTGTAAAgtttggttgtaaaaatcTTTCTTATACAACCCgagtgtgtgtgtgtgtgttctataataataataatattttGGTAAGTACAAATTTTGTGTGTTTGGGGGGATGttgtaaaaaaattttgataaaaaataatttgCAACGTAgtagttgaaaaaaaaacactTGGATGAACAGTATTGGTTTGTAGGTGTACCTTTCAGACGAGAAGAGATGTGGTTGTCGTTCTGCTGAATATAGCTACTCAGTGGTGGTAGTAGTTCCCCTATATTTTATCTGAAATCTTTTTCCGTTCACTTTGTCTTAGTCTTGTTCTTATTCTTTTAttcctctttttctctctccTATTCCTTTtgtctttcttttctttattgtttgtgtGAGTGTAGTTTTGTGTCTGTCCAATGTTATTTTGTCCGTGGCGTATATATATTGAAGGACGAATTTAATTTAAATGTTTTACGAACCGTTTCCTTGCACATACAGAAGTATACAAAATCTTCAAGGATGGACAAGAATACTTTCTAAGAGTATATAAATCATCCACAATGCCTTCGTATCTCCTACCATCTTACACGTTGGAAAGGGAGAGCAACACCTTTTGTCTTGAAGGATGTATTACTAAAGTACTAAAAAACTGTAAAAGCATTAAAAGTGCGTGTGAATACCGAGATGCGAAGTGCGAAGTCCATGTCTGTCTCAACTAATTAACTTTTTCCCAACTGTCTTTGTGTTCCATACATACAGAATAAATCTTACGATTATTATTACTATGCATGCCCTCTGTGGgtgtatatgtatattGGCATAGTCTATCAATTTGTTACCTATGACGTAGTGTTTTTACAACTGATAACTTTCTTTTATTCGTTCCCTACCAATAGAACTTTGTTGTCGGACACATTTAAAATACAATAAGTTTCTATACCACAGTGTATGCtatttaatcaatttggtaaTTCCGAACTAAGAAATAGCGTAGGACTGGGCTTTGCTCACTCTTTTAGTTTACTTTAGCGATTAACGATTAGATTCGGTTGAAGATGCAAGGCATGTATATCTGTACATGAATCATCAGACCGAAACTTTAGTCTCCTAATAAAAATCTATTATCAGGTTTTCGTATATTTTTCTCTTCCTATTTTAACATCTACTGCATACACACTTTGTATGATGTCTCAGGTCTAAAACCATGGTTTCTGTCGCTATGTAGATTGTGTAGTTCTAGAAGAGGTACTATGCATCGGGACTAATATAATCAAAGTAGTGTTTCGATCAAAGGTACTAAGTCGAGATATCTAGTGCTCAAGTTAATATTGTAATCTATTACACACTTATTTTTCTCCATCCATTGAAGTAATGACACTTCTAAAGTTGTAGTAACAAAACTCCCGGTGTGTTTATTCTAGAGTTTGCTTACGTCCCCATTCCTTTTAAACTGTAGGGGATTTtagtgaagaaaaaaaagaatatttttgcaaccaaacCTGttgtcaatgatgatgaactTTACAATTGGTCTTGCGCTTGTCATACTTCGAATCAAGAGAGAAACAGGGTGCAGTGTTGATGGtgagttgaagaagaaccCTTTTCAGTCAACAACTTGACTACTGACATTAACCACACCAAGGAATCATTGATAGACTCGCggattcaattgatctcAAGATTGTGCATACACTAAAAGAGTTTGGAGTTGATTACTACAGTTATCATGTGGCAAACCTTACCAAAACCCAAATTTCAACCTACATGGAGATAATCAGGTATTTTCTATCAAACAGAACGTCTAAATATCatgatcaattgatccaaaagTTTCTATATCGTTTGAAATATCGAAAGCTTAGCAAATCACTTCAATGCAACGTCAACCAGTGTTTGGAGATTATAGATACCACGTCAAACAAAACCCATCTAACTTACTTTTATCATGTTTTGTTGAGATGTCCTACCCATCAATTGATACCCTATTGTTTATCTAATATCTATAACCTATTGGATAAGCAATTAtttgtaaacaaaacagTGAAGGATATCATAGCATCTCACAATTTCATCCCATTGGAGCTAAATGTCCATCACAAACGGAAATTCATTATCTTTTTTACTTCAATTTTGCTACACCACAAACACAcatcaaaaatattcaaagCATTATTGATCATGTGTAACGACGCCTTTATTTCACATATTTCCATgaattcttgttgaatataTAATTAGCTCCACTCATTAATGTTGTGGCTCCAACAATCAACCCCAATCCTTCAAAAGCAGCATCATTGACAACACTTTCTAAAAGTGGTCTATACACCAAGCTTCCAATATAAAGCATTTGTAAAGCTGTGTTCAACTTCCCCAAAAAGTTTGGATGAACACTTATTGTTGGATATTGTCCAATACTAACAAACTTGTTTAATGTTCTTGGTGGAgttaaacttttgaatcGGTAATAAAATGACATAAAACTAAGTATAACATCACGTCCAATTATGATAGATGCAAGTATAGGTGGGATTGAGTGAACATATGCTAATGATAATGTACATATAGTCATAAGGAATTTATCAGCCAAAGGATCAACTATTGATCCAACTACTGATTTCATATTGAATCTTCTCGCTATATATCCATCAATGAAATCAGTAACGCAGGAATAAGTGAACAACAGTAGAGCCGTAATGGGACTTCCATAAATAATGTGATAGCCAATGAAAGGAGTAGCAATAATTCTCGTATAAGTTAATACATTCGGTACTGTCCATACTGAAGGATCAAATAATGACTTGGATGATAGTTTGTTGGATTGGGTTGAGTTGAAGCGGAGACTCCTAAGTGACAAAATAGGTACGGCTTTTGGAAAGCATACTGGGCGTAGCTTGAATAGGTTGGGAGAGAGGGTTCTTCTAGCTAATGGGTGCACAAGCATTGATGGGTGAACTACTTAGTTGAACTAGCTGaaatttacttttttttcttcaacaatttcatatCGCATAATGGATGGAACGCgttgatgatattgctATGAGGCCACTGTAGCAAATGAATTGGCCCTCTGAACTGCTAGTGCAGTCAACctgttgaaaataattAAAATTAAGTAGAGGAGCCTATACATGGCTAAGcaatatatatgtatattaGAGTATTGGCTTATATCATACACCTGCATAttaaatctttgaaatgtCAAAAAActctaaatttttttttcttccttctttAATCTTctacaaaatcaaactcatcaaaacacatcatcatcaactcaATAGATCAACACCCTCAAGATGTCATTGAAATTACCACAAGCACCTAATTCAGGCTTGTTTAAGAAGGGATACTCCTCGTACTCGAATGAAGATGGAGCAATAACAAGAAATGTCGAAGCAGTACGTGAAATTGCCacaattttgcaaacttCAATGGGACCAAGTGGGAGAAATAAGATCATTGTCAACAAGCTTGGTAGgaaattcatcaccaatgaTGCTGCCACTATGattaatgaattggaaattgttcATCCAGTAGTAAAGATCCTAATCATGGcttcaaaacaacaagaatttgaaatgggTGATAATACCAATCTTGTCATTATATTAGCTGGAGAATTTTTAAATGTTGCTGAGAAGTTATTGAGTTTAGGTTTGAATGTATCCGAAATCATTCAAGGGTTCAATTTGGCTAATAAATTCGTTTTAGAAACATTGGAtaaattggttgttgataaaatttcatcatttgaaactGATTTAATCAAAGCTGTTAAACCAGTAATTTCAGCAAAACAATATGGTGTTGAAGatacaatttccaaattggtGGTGAAAGCAGTACAGTCAGTAGTCAACCCCAAGAACCCAGCAAATTTTAACGTTGATGGAATTAGGGTAGTTAAAATTATGGGATCTTCATTATCTCAATCTGAAGTTGTTAAAGGTATGGTTTTCCCTAGAGAACCAGAAGGATCAGTTAAAAATGTCAccaattcaaaagttgCTGTATTTACATGTCCAATTGATATATCAACCACTGAAACTAAAGGGACGGTATTGTTACATAATGCACAAGAAATGCTTGATTTTACAAAAGGTgaagaacaacaattggatcaaatgTGTAAAGAAATTAATGATTCTGGTgcaaaagttgttgttgctggaTCCAATGTTGGTGAATTGGCATTACATTATTTAAACAAGTATGGTATATTGGTATTGCGTGTACCTTCGAAATTCGATTTAAGAAGAATTTGTCAAGTTTGTGGAGCTACTCCATTACCTAGATTAGGTGCTCCAACACCCGATGAAATGGGTGAAATTGATGTAATTGAAACTAAAGAAATTGGCGGTGATCGAGTCACCATATTCAGACAAAGTGAATCTAGTTCAAGaacagcaacaattgtAGTCCGTGGAGCTACTCAAAACAACTtggatgatgttgaaagagccattgatgatggtgtAAGTTCAATAAAGGGATTACTTAAGGATAATAGACTATTACCTGGTGCAGgtgcaattgaaattgaattgtcaAAACGTGTTACTCAATATGGAGAAACCACACCTGGTTTAAACCAATTGGCtatcaaatcatttgctaaagcttttgaagttgttcCTCGAGTACTTGCAGAAACATCAGGATTCGATTCGACCGAAGTGATTAGTAAGTTGTATGCTGCCCATGCTGATGATAGTGGGAAAGAAGGTTTGAAACAAGGTTTGAATATTGATACGGgagatgttgaagatacTGGCGTATTAGATGTCTTGGCTACAAAGAAATCAGCTATTGATTTAGCTGTTGAAGCTACAAATACGATCTTGTCTATTGACCAAATAATAATGGCCAAGAGAGCTGGTGGACCAGTAATGCCACAGCAACCAAGACCTGGAAATTGGGATCAAGATGATTAAGATAACAAGACCAGATGTGTTACTTTACTTGTGTGTATGTATATGTGATGTacctttttattttgtctATAGACTCTTTCCACCAGCAATAAATCGAATGATTTTagtcaaatctttttcaccATCAGTTTCTACCCCACCACTTACATCGAACCCTAAAATATTCTTCACATCTTTTGTATCACGAATATTCTCCGGTGTCAATCCACCAGCTAAAATCGCCCTTGTGAAATTTAAATTCCCACTAATGTATTCCCAATCAATCACTTTCCCCTCACCGCCTTGAGCTGAATCAAGTAAGGGTAAACTCAAAACTCCTCGTTTCATTAATTCCTCGCTAtcatgtttcaattgttctgTATCTTGAGGCACGACATAACGTGGAACCAATCCGAATTCATCATTAGTGTAGTCGAGTTTCTGTTCTGAACCATGTAACTGAATAAAATCTAGCCCAATTTCGTTagcaattttcaaaacttcatcTCGCGATTGGTTCTGAAACACACCAACTAAGAACGGTCCATTATCAAGCACCAATTTCGAAACGTACTCGAAATAATCTACAGGTGATGCAAAACTGTCGCATTTTTGGCTTAAGTGGGACATCATTTGAGCTACCGATTGTGGTCTGCCTCTTTTCACAAATTGGGCAATTTGTTTAGCTGTGGAAAAGTCGATTGTGCGTGATTTTTGGGGGACGAGAATACATCCAATCAAGTCGGCCCCGTTAAGGATTGCTGTTTCTGCTGATTCGAGAGTTTTCACTCCGCAGATCTTGACTAGCTTCATTTTGTGATGGTAGTGGGGGGAGGGAAGGTGTAATTAGTTGGTACGATGAAaacttttggaaatttttcagtgaaattttatttgagtcaaaaaaagaaattgtgGAGGTGAAATTTaaaagttgcaaatttacaaaaataatTTGTATGTAAACCTTGTTTATATTACATATGTACATACACTCCAAATCATCACGAAAACCCATTAAATCACCATTCATCgttcttcttttctaaaTAATTTGCCAAAATTACTTCTAAAATTCTCATTGAATTTACTCACATGAGTCTCGCCCGTTAACGCCAATTCTCTaatattcttttcaaactgATTCATTCTAGGAAGTAATTTGGGTGATTTTATATCCGGCGATGATAATTTGCCAGAGCttgtattattattgttgttgttattattatt is part of the Candida orthopsilosis Co 90-125, chromosome 2 draft sequence genome and harbors:
- a CDS encoding Cct8 chaperonin-containing T-complex subunit — translated: MSLKLPQAPNSGLFKKGYSSYSNEDGAITRNVEAVREIATILQTSMGPSGRNKIIVNKLGRKFITNDAATMINELEIVHPVVKILIMASKQQEFEMGDNTNLVIILAGEFLNVAEKLLSLGLNVSEIIQGFNLANKFVLETLDKLVVDKISSFETDLIKAVKPVISAKQYGVEDTISKLVVKAVQSVVNPKNPANFNVDGIRVVKIMGSSLSQSEVVKGMVFPREPEGSVKNVTNSKVAVFTCPIDISTTETKGTVLLHNAQEMLDFTKGEEQQLDQMCKEINDSGAKVVVAGSNVGELALHYLNKYGILVLRVPSKFDLRRICQVCGATPLPRLGAPTPDEMGEIDVIETKEIGGDRVTIFRQSESSSRTATIVVRGATQNNLDDVERAIDDGVSSIKGLLKDNRLLPGAGAIEIELSKRVTQYGETTPGLNQLAIKSFAKAFEVVPRVLAETSGFDSTEVISKLYAAHADDSGKEGLKQGLNIDTGDVEDTGVLDVLATKKSAIDLAVEATNTILSIDQIIMAKRAGGPVMPQQPRPGNWDQDD
- a CDS encoding Trp1 phosphoribosylanthranilate isomerase; its protein translation is MKLVKICGVKTLESAETAILNGADLIGCILVPQKSRTIDFSTAKQIAQFVKRGRPQSVAQMMSHLSQKCDSFASPVDYFEYVSKLVLDNGPFLVGVFQNQSRDEVLKIANEIGLDFIQLHGSEQKLDYTNDEFGLVPRYVVPQDTEQLKHDSEELMKRGVLSLPLLDSAQGGEGKVIDWEYISGNLNFTRAILAGGLTPENIRDTKDVKNILGFDVSGGVETDGEKDLTKIIRFIAGGKSL